In the genome of Myxococcus stipitatus, one region contains:
- the hutF gene encoding formimidoylglutamate deiminase, whose product MSDTTVYQPDFLYEGGRLLEGRPLAVGADGRILPSSSVPAGASVVRLPGRVLLPGLVNGHSHAFQRLIRGRTEYVASGREADDFWSWREAMYRAAESLGPEDVYVASRQVFVEMALAGITTVGEFHYVHHQQDGTPYADRNVLAHAVIRAARDAGLRICLLRVGYARAGFQVAPNPRQRRFIDPDVDTFLATAESLAREVRGDSAVSVGLAPHSVRAVTKEWLKVIAGVRGFPVHMHVAEQPKEIEACLAEHGRRPVELLSDLGLLRPDFTAVHGVHLTAEEVSMLGAGRATVCACPSTERNLGDGIVPADALAKAGAGISLGSDSQAHVDLLDEARQLEGHLRLSRLRRAVLDPGGGEVSGLAARLLGMATVEGARSLGLSTGAIEPGAPADFFTVDMGHPSLVGASPSSLLASIVLGAEKSAVREVAVAGRLVVRDGRHPLAEESGRAFQTLARALYP is encoded by the coding sequence GTGAGCGACACCACTGTCTACCAGCCGGACTTCCTGTACGAGGGAGGCCGGCTCCTTGAAGGGCGCCCCCTGGCCGTGGGCGCCGATGGCCGAATCCTCCCGTCGTCGTCCGTGCCCGCCGGCGCGAGCGTCGTGCGCCTGCCGGGCCGGGTGCTCCTGCCGGGCCTGGTCAACGGCCACTCGCATGCCTTCCAGCGGCTCATCCGCGGGCGCACGGAGTATGTGGCCTCCGGGCGCGAGGCGGATGACTTCTGGAGCTGGCGCGAGGCCATGTACCGCGCCGCCGAGTCCCTGGGGCCCGAGGACGTCTACGTCGCCTCCCGCCAGGTCTTCGTGGAGATGGCGCTGGCGGGCATCACCACGGTGGGTGAGTTCCACTACGTGCACCACCAGCAGGACGGCACGCCCTACGCGGACCGCAACGTGCTGGCCCATGCGGTCATCCGGGCCGCGCGCGACGCGGGCCTGCGCATCTGCCTGCTGCGCGTGGGTTATGCGCGCGCGGGCTTCCAGGTGGCGCCGAATCCGCGTCAGCGCCGCTTCATCGACCCGGACGTGGACACGTTCCTCGCCACCGCGGAGTCGCTGGCCCGCGAGGTTCGAGGCGACTCGGCGGTGAGCGTGGGCCTGGCGCCGCACAGCGTCCGCGCGGTGACGAAGGAGTGGCTGAAGGTCATCGCCGGGGTGCGCGGCTTCCCCGTGCACATGCACGTGGCGGAGCAGCCGAAGGAAATCGAGGCGTGTCTGGCGGAGCATGGCCGGCGCCCGGTGGAGCTGTTGTCGGACCTGGGACTCCTGCGTCCGGACTTCACCGCCGTGCACGGCGTGCACCTGACGGCCGAGGAGGTGTCCATGCTGGGCGCTGGCCGCGCGACGGTGTGCGCGTGCCCGTCCACGGAGCGGAACCTGGGAGATGGCATCGTCCCGGCGGACGCGCTGGCGAAGGCGGGCGCGGGCATCAGCCTGGGCTCGGACAGCCAGGCGCACGTGGACCTGCTGGACGAGGCGCGTCAGCTGGAGGGGCACCTGCGGCTGTCGCGGCTGCGGCGCGCGGTGCTGGACCCGGGTGGTGGCGAGGTGTCGGGCCTGGCGGCGCGGCTGCTCGGCATGGCGACCGTGGAGGGGGCTCGCAGCCTGGGGCTGTCCACGGGGGCGATCGAGCCGGGGGCTCCCGCGGACTTCTTCACGGTGGACATGGGGCATCCGTCGCTCGTGGGCGCGAGCCCGTCGTCGCTCCTGGCCTCCATCGTCCTGGGCGCGGAGAAGTCGGCGGTGCGCGAGGTGGCGGTGGCTGGGCGGCTGGTGGTGCGAGACGGGCGCCATCCGCTCGCGGAGGAGAGCGGGCGCGCGTTCCAGACGCTCGCTCGTGCGCTGTACCCGTGA
- the argE gene encoding acetylornithine deacetylase, producing MSDTLPALRATLAELVAMDTTSSRPNAPLIDYAQARLEAAGFSAERQRYTDDAGTEKVNLVAVKGGSGRAALALVGHSDCVPFDAAWTDALKLTEKEGKLYGRGACDTKGFIACALHAALRAERLQAPLMVVLTADEEVGLVGAKKLVAAGLGRARHAIVGEPTKLTPVRANKGYCLAEVEVLGKEGHSAYPETGASAIFRAGRFLQRLELLATTVLREERDEGFQPPFTTVNVGLIQGGKAKNILPGSCRFTVEWRPIPGQSTQRVAELLESIRQELVRDEPAYEAHIRVLRTDRGVNTRADAEVVRFLSEASGNESTTVPFGTEAPQMTELGAEAVVFGPGDIRVAHQTGEYVPVEDLVRCEAILARAVAHFCGGR from the coding sequence ATGAGTGACACGCTGCCCGCGCTGCGGGCCACCCTGGCGGAGTTGGTGGCGATGGACACCACGTCCTCGCGACCCAACGCGCCGCTCATCGACTACGCGCAGGCGCGACTGGAGGCCGCGGGCTTCAGCGCGGAGCGCCAGCGGTACACCGATGACGCGGGCACGGAGAAGGTGAACCTGGTGGCCGTGAAGGGCGGCTCCGGGCGCGCGGCGCTCGCGTTGGTGGGGCACTCCGACTGCGTGCCCTTCGACGCGGCGTGGACGGACGCGCTGAAGCTGACGGAGAAGGAGGGCAAGCTCTACGGGCGCGGCGCGTGTGACACGAAGGGCTTCATCGCCTGTGCGCTGCACGCCGCCCTGCGCGCCGAGCGACTCCAGGCTCCGCTGATGGTGGTGCTCACCGCGGACGAGGAAGTGGGGCTGGTGGGGGCCAAGAAGCTGGTGGCCGCGGGTCTGGGCCGTGCGCGGCACGCCATCGTCGGCGAGCCCACGAAGCTCACGCCCGTGCGCGCGAACAAGGGCTACTGCCTGGCGGAGGTGGAGGTGCTGGGCAAGGAAGGGCACAGCGCGTATCCGGAGACGGGCGCGTCGGCCATCTTCCGCGCGGGGCGGTTCCTTCAGCGGCTGGAGCTGCTCGCGACGACGGTGCTGCGCGAGGAGCGGGACGAGGGCTTCCAGCCGCCGTTCACCACGGTGAACGTAGGCCTCATCCAGGGGGGCAAGGCGAAGAACATCCTGCCGGGCTCGTGCCGTTTCACGGTGGAGTGGCGGCCGATTCCGGGCCAGTCGACGCAGCGGGTGGCGGAGCTTCTGGAGTCCATCCGGCAGGAGCTGGTGCGAGACGAGCCCGCCTACGAGGCGCACATCCGCGTGCTGCGGACGGACCGGGGTGTGAACACGCGCGCGGACGCGGAGGTGGTGCGCTTCCTGTCCGAGGCCAGCGGCAACGAGTCCACGACGGTGCCCTTCGGCACGGAGGCTCCGCAGATGACGGAGCTGGGCGCGGAGGCCGTGGTGTTCGGGCCCGGAGACATCCGCGTGGCGCACCAGACGGGCGAGTACGTGCCCGTCGAAGACCTGGTGCGCTGTGAGGCCATCCTGGCCCGCGCCGTCGCGCACTTCTGCGGCGGACGCTGA